A genomic segment from Pseudomonas sessilinigenes encodes:
- a CDS encoding efflux RND transporter permease subunit, producing MSSQNQDKANFLERLIFNNRPAVIFLCLLVSVFLFWQATLIRPSTSFEKMIPLKHPFIERMMEHRNDLANLGNTVRISVEAKDGDIFTQAYMETLRQINDEVFYIPGVDRSGLKSLWSPSVRWTEVTEEGFAGGEVIPQSYNGSADSLDKLRNNVLKSGQVGRLVANDFKSSIVDIPLLESYPDPQDQGKLLALDYQKFSHQLEEKIRDKFEAQNPNVKIHIVGFAKKVGDLIDGLIMVVLFFGVAFIITLVLLYWFTWCIRSTIAVLITTLVAVVWQLGLMHAIGFGLDPYSMLVPFLIFAIGISHGVQKINGIALQSSDADNALTAARRTFRQLFLPGMIAILADAVGFITLLIIDIGVIRELAIGASIGVAVIVFTNLILLPVAISYVGISKRAVERSKKDASREHPFWRRLSSFASPKVAPVSIALALVAFGGGLWYSQNLKIGDLDQGAPELRPDSRYNKDNNFIISNYSTSSDVLVVMVKTAAEGCSRYEAMAPIDELMWKMQNTEGVQSAISLVTVSKQMIKGMNEGNLKWETLSRNPDVLNNSIARADGLYNNNCSLAPVLVFLNDHKAETLDRAVHAVQEFAKENNKDGLEFILAAGNAGIEAATNEVIKTSELTILILVYICVAAMCMITFRSWAATLCIVLPLVLTSVLGNALMAFMGIGVKVATLPVVALGVGIGVDYGIYIYSRLESFLRAGLPLQEAYYQTLRSTGKAVLFTGLCLAIGVCTWIFSAIKFQADMGLMLTFMLLWNMFGALWLLPALARFLIRPEKLAGQKGNSLFAH from the coding sequence ATGAGTAGTCAGAACCAGGACAAGGCGAATTTTCTTGAGCGCCTGATTTTCAACAACCGCCCGGCAGTGATCTTCCTCTGCTTGCTGGTCAGCGTATTCCTGTTCTGGCAGGCGACCCTGATCCGGCCGTCCACCAGTTTCGAAAAAATGATCCCGCTCAAGCACCCGTTCATCGAGCGGATGATGGAGCACCGCAACGACCTGGCCAACCTGGGCAACACCGTGCGGATTTCGGTGGAAGCCAAGGACGGCGATATCTTCACCCAGGCCTACATGGAGACCCTCAGGCAGATCAATGACGAGGTGTTCTACATCCCCGGCGTCGATCGCTCTGGGCTCAAGTCCCTATGGAGCCCCAGCGTGCGCTGGACCGAGGTCACCGAGGAAGGTTTCGCCGGGGGGGAGGTGATTCCCCAGAGCTACAACGGCTCGGCCGATAGCCTCGACAAGCTGCGCAACAACGTGCTCAAGTCCGGGCAGGTCGGGCGCCTGGTCGCCAACGACTTCAAGTCCAGCATCGTCGATATCCCCTTGCTGGAGTCCTACCCGGACCCACAGGACCAGGGCAAGCTGCTGGCCCTGGACTACCAGAAGTTCTCCCACCAGCTGGAAGAAAAGATCCGCGACAAGTTCGAGGCGCAGAACCCCAATGTGAAGATCCACATCGTCGGTTTCGCCAAGAAGGTCGGCGACCTGATCGACGGCCTGATCATGGTGGTGCTGTTCTTCGGCGTGGCCTTCATCATCACCCTGGTGCTGTTGTACTGGTTCACCTGGTGCATCCGCAGCACCATCGCGGTGCTGATCACCACGCTGGTGGCGGTGGTCTGGCAACTGGGGCTGATGCACGCCATCGGTTTCGGCCTGGACCCGTACTCGATGCTGGTGCCGTTTTTGATCTTCGCCATCGGTATTTCCCATGGGGTGCAGAAGATCAACGGTATCGCCTTGCAGTCCAGTGATGCCGATAACGCCCTGACCGCGGCACGAAGGACCTTCCGCCAGCTGTTCCTGCCGGGCATGATCGCGATCCTGGCCGACGCCGTGGGCTTCATCACGCTGCTGATCATCGATATCGGGGTGATCCGCGAGCTGGCCATCGGCGCCTCCATCGGCGTGGCGGTGATCGTGTTCACCAACCTGATCCTGTTGCCGGTGGCGATCTCCTATGTCGGCATCAGCAAGCGTGCCGTCGAGCGCAGCAAGAAGGACGCTTCCCGCGAGCACCCGTTCTGGCGTCGGCTGTCCAGCTTTGCCAGCCCCAAGGTGGCTCCCGTTTCCATCGCCCTGGCCCTGGTGGCATTTGGCGGCGGCCTCTGGTACAGCCAGAACCTGAAGATCGGCGATCTTGACCAGGGCGCGCCGGAGCTGCGCCCCGATTCGCGCTACAACAAGGACAACAACTTCATCATCAGCAATTACTCCACCAGCTCCGATGTCTTGGTGGTGATGGTCAAGACCGCCGCCGAAGGCTGCTCGCGCTACGAGGCCATGGCGCCGATCGATGAGCTGATGTGGAAGATGCAGAACACCGAGGGCGTGCAGTCGGCGATTTCCCTGGTGACCGTGTCCAAGCAGATGATCAAGGGCATGAACGAGGGCAACCTGAAATGGGAAACCCTGTCGCGCAACCCCGATGTGCTGAACAACTCCATCGCCCGGGCCGACGGCTTGTACAACAACAACTGCTCCCTGGCGCCGGTGCTGGTGTTCCTCAACGACCACAAGGCCGAGACCCTCGACCGCGCCGTGCATGCGGTGCAGGAGTTCGCCAAGGAGAACAACAAGGATGGCCTGGAGTTTATCCTCGCTGCCGGTAACGCCGGGATCGAGGCGGCCACCAACGAGGTGATCAAGACCTCGGAGCTGACCATCCTGATCCTGGTGTACATCTGCGTAGCGGCCATGTGCATGATCACCTTCCGCTCCTGGGCGGCGACCCTGTGCATCGTCCTGCCACTGGTCCTGACCTCGGTGCTGGGCAACGCGCTGATGGCCTTCATGGGCATTGGCGTCAAGGTGGCGACCTTGCCGGTGGTGGCGCTGGGGGTGGGCATCGGCGTGGACTACGGCATCTATATCTATAGCCGCCTGGAGAGCTTCCTGCGGGCTGGGCTGCCGTTGCAGGAGGCCTACTACCAGACCCTGCGCTCCACCGGCAAGGCCGTGTTGTTCACCGGCTTGTGCCTGGCCATCGGCGTGTGCACCTGGATCTTCTCGGCCATCAAGTTCCAGGCCGACATGGGCCTGATGCTGACCTTCATGCTGCTGTGGAACATGTTCGGCGCCCTGTGGCTGCTGCCAGCCCTGGCCCGCTTCCTGATCCGTCCCGAGAAGCTGGCGGGGCAGAAGGGCAATTCGCTGTTCGCTCACTGA
- a CDS encoding DUF5629 family protein, translating into MTAVTDTLLTALQACDMLEIDGLHAFDFSLDDQELLIECMDGRAAKRWSFSLAQVQAATFDPDLQSWTLKGDSGEHRLVCMSAFSARDEEEDDHEDA; encoded by the coding sequence ATGACCGCTGTAACCGATACCTTGCTCACCGCCCTGCAAGCCTGCGACATGCTGGAGATCGACGGCTTGCACGCCTTCGACTTCAGCCTCGACGACCAGGAGCTGCTGATCGAATGCATGGATGGCCGCGCCGCCAAGCGCTGGAGCTTCAGCCTGGCCCAGGTGCAGGCCGCGACTTTCGACCCGGATCTGCAAAGCTGGACCCTGAAAGGCGATTCCGGTGAGCACCGCCTGGTATGCATGAGTGCCTTCAGTGCCCGTGACGAAGAGGAAGATGACCATGAAGATGCGTAA
- a CDS encoding lactonase family protein, with protein MKMRNFWPLLMAGSVGAMAVQAAPVETQELLVGSYTQGQSQGLYRLHFNERTGQIDPKPLQVIKSSNPSWLTLSKDLKFVFAVNENSPGQADPIGRVSSYSLAPKTHQLSLINQVQSQGNEPTHSSLSADGSYLFVSNYSVDVDPGGSLAVVPVSADGHLSPVVQLSSHPASRVDPERQQSAHVHSSVSSPDGKFLFANDLGADKIFVYRYDPKANPEHPLSPAEPAFVQLPPGSGPRHLLFSADGKHAYLTMEMSAQVAVFDYQDGKLTQRQILDLAANASKEKKAAGALHASKDGQYLYVSNRGTANQLLVFAIDPASGQLKEIQRRSVEGDHPREFSLDPSNRYVLIGNQKSNQIVVIERDAKTGFLGKTVQKLPFDAPSDIKFLVRQ; from the coding sequence ATGAAGATGCGTAATTTCTGGCCCCTGCTGATGGCGGGCAGTGTCGGCGCGATGGCGGTGCAGGCTGCGCCGGTGGAGACCCAGGAGCTGCTGGTGGGCTCCTATACCCAAGGCCAGAGCCAAGGCTTGTACCGCCTGCACTTCAACGAGCGGACCGGGCAAATCGACCCCAAGCCGTTGCAGGTGATCAAGAGCTCCAACCCCTCTTGGCTGACCCTGTCCAAGGACCTGAAGTTCGTCTTCGCGGTGAACGAGAACAGTCCCGGACAGGCCGATCCCATCGGTCGCGTCAGCAGCTATAGCCTGGCCCCCAAGACCCATCAACTGAGCCTGATCAACCAGGTGCAGAGCCAGGGCAACGAGCCGACCCATTCCAGCCTGAGCGCCGATGGCAGCTACCTGTTCGTCAGCAACTACTCGGTGGATGTCGACCCGGGTGGCAGCCTGGCGGTGGTGCCGGTCAGTGCCGATGGTCATCTGTCGCCCGTGGTGCAACTCAGTAGCCATCCGGCCAGCCGGGTCGACCCCGAGCGCCAACAATCGGCCCACGTGCATTCGTCGGTGTCCTCGCCCGATGGCAAGTTCCTGTTCGCCAATGACCTGGGTGCGGACAAGATCTTCGTCTATCGCTATGACCCCAAGGCCAATCCCGAGCATCCGTTGAGCCCGGCCGAGCCAGCCTTCGTCCAGCTACCGCCAGGCAGTGGCCCGCGCCATTTGCTGTTCAGTGCCGATGGCAAGCATGCTTACCTGACCATGGAGATGAGCGCCCAGGTGGCGGTGTTCGACTACCAGGATGGCAAGCTGACCCAGCGCCAGATCCTCGACCTGGCGGCCAACGCCAGCAAGGAGAAGAAAGCCGCCGGGGCGCTGCATGCCTCCAAGGACGGCCAGTACCTGTACGTGAGCAACCGTGGCACCGCCAACCAGCTGCTGGTATTCGCCATCGATCCGGCCAGCGGCCAGCTCAAGGAGATCCAGCGCCGTTCCGTGGAAGGTGACCACCCGCGGGAGTTCAGCCTCGATCCGAGCAACCGCTATGTGCTGATCGGCAACCAGAAGAGCAACCAGATCGTGGTGATCGAGCGTGACGCCAAGACCGGGTTCCTCGGCAAGACCGTGCAGAAATTGCCCTTCGATGCCCCCAGCGATATCAAGTTTTTGGTGCGGCAATAA
- a CDS encoding efflux RND transporter permease subunit translates to MPQFFIDRPVFAWVVAFFILLGGALAIPKLPVAQYPNVAPPQIEIAATYPGASAQTLDESVVSLIEQELNGADHLLYFSSQSSLGSATITATFQPGTNPELAQVDVQNRLKAVEPRLPQAVTQQGLQVEKVSAGFLLLITLSSNDGRLDEVALSDYMARSVLNEIRRLDGVGKAQLYGAERAMRIWLDPQKLIGFNLTPADVNAAVAAQNAQVPAGSIGDLPGPSSQEITATVLVKGQLASPEEFADIVLKANPDGSTVRIGDVARVEVGSQEYQFGTRLNGKQSTAVGVQLSPGANALNTATLIRAKMDELSRYFPAGVEYKIPYDTSPFVKVSITKVIYTLLEAMALVFLVMLLFLQNIRYTLIPTLVVPVALMGTFATMLVLGFSINVLTMFGMVLAIGILVDDAIVVVENVERIMAEEGLPPKEATRKAMKQITGAIIGITLVLVAVFIPMAFMPGSVGVIYQQFSLSMATSILFSAFLALTLTPALCATLLKPVAAGEHHERGGFFGWFNRRFERITNSYQSGVAYALKRSGRYLLVYVMLLAVMALLFVRLPSSFLPVEDQGYTITDIQLPPGASQNRTIRVVEQIEAHNATEPGVGDTTIILGFSFSGNGQNAALAFTTLKDWSQRGRDDSAMSIAERATVAFGEIKDAVAYAILPPPIDGLGTSSGFEFRLQDRGGVGHEALMQARTELLQAAEKSPILVNVRENALAEAPQVYLEVDRKQANALGVSFADIGSLLSTALGSAYINDFPNQGRMQRVVIQAAGDQRSQVEDLLRLNVRNSNGKMVPLSSFVRASWKQGPAQLTRYNGYPAISVSGEPAPGRSTGEAMQEVERLVAQLPAGLGLEWTGLSLQERLSGSQAPLLLGLSLLVVFLCLAALYESWSIPASVLLVVPLGVLGAVLAVNLRGMPNDVFFKVGLITIIGLSAKNAILIIEFAKSLYDEGHDLLDATLQAARLRLRPIVMTSLAFILGVVPLAIATGASSASQQAIGTGVIGGMITATLAVIFVPVFFVVVMTLVRRGGSR, encoded by the coding sequence ATGCCGCAATTCTTCATTGACCGCCCGGTGTTCGCCTGGGTGGTCGCCTTCTTCATCTTGCTCGGCGGTGCGCTGGCGATTCCCAAGTTGCCCGTGGCGCAGTACCCCAACGTCGCCCCGCCGCAGATCGAGATCGCCGCGACCTACCCCGGCGCGTCGGCCCAGACCCTGGACGAGTCGGTGGTCAGCCTGATCGAGCAAGAGCTCAACGGCGCCGACCACCTGCTGTACTTTTCGTCCCAGAGCAGCCTGGGCAGCGCCACCATCACCGCGACCTTCCAACCGGGCACCAACCCGGAGCTGGCCCAGGTGGATGTACAGAACCGCCTCAAGGCGGTGGAGCCACGCCTGCCCCAGGCCGTGACCCAGCAAGGCCTGCAGGTGGAGAAAGTCTCCGCCGGCTTCCTGCTGCTGATCACCCTGAGCTCCAATGACGGGCGCCTGGACGAGGTCGCGCTCAGCGACTACATGGCGCGCAGCGTGCTGAACGAGATCCGCCGCCTGGATGGCGTCGGCAAGGCCCAGTTGTATGGCGCCGAACGGGCCATGCGGATCTGGCTCGATCCGCAGAAGCTGATCGGCTTCAACCTCACCCCCGCCGACGTCAACGCCGCCGTGGCTGCGCAGAACGCCCAGGTACCGGCAGGCAGCATCGGTGACCTGCCCGGCCCTTCCAGCCAGGAAATCACCGCCACCGTGCTGGTCAAGGGGCAGTTGGCCAGCCCTGAAGAGTTTGCCGACATCGTTCTCAAGGCCAACCCCGACGGCTCCACCGTGCGCATCGGCGATGTGGCGCGAGTGGAAGTGGGCAGCCAGGAGTATCAGTTCGGCACGCGCCTGAACGGCAAGCAGTCCACCGCCGTCGGCGTGCAGCTGTCCCCCGGGGCCAACGCGCTGAATACCGCGACCCTGATCCGGGCGAAGATGGACGAGCTGTCGCGCTACTTCCCCGCCGGCGTGGAATACAAGATTCCCTATGACACCTCGCCCTTCGTCAAGGTCTCGATCACCAAGGTGATCTACACCCTGCTCGAGGCGATGGCCCTGGTGTTCCTGGTGATGCTGCTGTTCCTGCAGAACATCCGCTACACCCTGATCCCGACCCTGGTGGTGCCGGTGGCCTTGATGGGCACCTTCGCCACCATGCTGGTCCTGGGCTTCTCCATCAACGTGCTCACCATGTTCGGCATGGTGCTGGCCATCGGCATCCTGGTGGACGACGCCATTGTCGTGGTGGAGAACGTCGAGCGGATCATGGCCGAGGAAGGCCTGCCGCCCAAGGAAGCCACGCGCAAGGCGATGAAGCAGATCACCGGCGCGATCATCGGTATCACCCTGGTGCTGGTGGCGGTGTTCATCCCCATGGCCTTCATGCCTGGCTCGGTGGGGGTGATCTACCAGCAGTTCTCGCTGTCCATGGCCACTTCGATCCTGTTCTCGGCGTTCCTGGCCCTGACCCTGACGCCGGCACTGTGCGCGACCCTGCTCAAGCCTGTCGCCGCTGGCGAGCACCACGAGCGTGGCGGCTTCTTCGGTTGGTTCAACCGCCGCTTCGAGCGCATCACCAACAGCTACCAGAGTGGCGTGGCCTACGCCCTCAAGCGCAGCGGTCGCTACCTGTTGGTCTACGTCATGCTGCTGGCGGTCATGGCGCTGTTGTTCGTGCGCCTGCCCTCCTCGTTCCTGCCAGTGGAAGACCAGGGCTACACCATCACCGATATCCAGCTGCCTCCTGGTGCCAGCCAGAATCGCACCATTCGCGTGGTGGAGCAGATCGAGGCGCACAACGCCACAGAACCGGGGGTTGGCGACACCACCATCATCCTGGGCTTCAGTTTCTCGGGTAACGGGCAGAACGCGGCGCTGGCCTTCACCACCCTCAAGGACTGGTCGCAACGGGGCCGTGACGACTCGGCGATGAGCATCGCCGAGCGCGCTACGGTAGCCTTCGGCGAAATCAAGGATGCCGTGGCCTACGCCATCCTGCCGCCGCCGATCGATGGCCTGGGCACGTCCAGCGGTTTCGAGTTCCGCTTGCAGGACCGTGGCGGCGTCGGCCATGAAGCCCTGATGCAGGCCCGCACCGAGCTGCTGCAGGCCGCGGAAAAAAGCCCGATCCTGGTCAACGTCCGGGAAAACGCCCTGGCCGAGGCCCCGCAAGTGTACCTGGAGGTCGACCGCAAGCAGGCCAATGCCCTGGGCGTGTCGTTTGCCGACATCGGTAGCCTGTTGTCCACCGCCCTGGGCTCGGCCTATATCAACGACTTCCCCAACCAGGGTCGGATGCAGCGCGTGGTGATCCAGGCCGCAGGCGATCAACGCAGCCAGGTCGAGGACCTGCTGCGGCTGAACGTACGCAACAGCAACGGCAAGATGGTGCCGCTGTCATCCTTCGTCCGGGCCAGCTGGAAGCAGGGGCCGGCGCAGCTGACCCGCTATAACGGCTACCCAGCGATCAGTGTGTCCGGTGAGCCGGCGCCAGGGCGCAGTACCGGCGAAGCCATGCAGGAAGTCGAGCGCCTGGTGGCCCAGTTGCCGGCAGGTCTGGGCCTGGAGTGGACCGGCCTGTCGTTGCAGGAACGCCTGTCCGGTAGCCAGGCCCCCCTGCTGCTGGGCCTGTCGCTGCTGGTCGTATTCCTGTGCCTGGCAGCGCTCTACGAGAGCTGGTCGATCCCGGCCTCGGTGCTGTTGGTGGTTCCGCTCGGTGTGCTGGGTGCCGTGCTGGCAGTGAACTTGCGCGGCATGCCCAACGATGTGTTCTTCAAGGTGGGCCTGATCACCATCATCGGCCTGTCGGCGAAGAACGCGATCCTGATCATCGAGTTCGCCAAGAGTCTGTACGACGAGGGGCATGACTTGCTGGACGCCACCTTGCAGGCTGCCCGCCTGCGCCTGCGCCCGATCGTCATGACCTCCCTGGCGTTCATTCTCGGCGTGGTACCCCTGGCCATTGCCACCGGCGCCAGCTCCGCCAGCCAGCAAGCCATCGGCACCGGGGTGATCGGCGGCATGATCACCGCGACCCTGGCAGTGATCTTCGTGCCGGTGTTCTTCGTGGTGGTGATGACGCTGGTACGCCGTGGCGGCTCCCGCTAA
- a CDS encoding efflux RND transporter periplasmic adaptor subunit codes for MSNKLFTPLCLVILAATLSACGKAADEQKAPPPKVRTETIQSQALSITSELSGRIAAPRIAEVRARVAGVVLQRTFREGSDVKQGDVLFRIDPAPFKADLDSAIASLRKAEATAFQARLQEQRYSKLVADQAISSQEYDNARAATRQADAEVAANQAAVQRARLNLGYATVTAPISGRVGRALVTEGALVGQNETTPLALIQQLDPIHADLTQSTRELNELRRAMRAGQLQQVGKDQAKATLILDDGSFYPLPGKLLFADISVDPGTGQIILRSEFPNPDLDLLPGSFVRVRLEQAVDRQGISVPQRAIQRDGAGIAQVLLVNAENRVVQHPVHLGGVQQDRWIVTAGLKPGDRIIVEGLQHARPGELVEIEDTPVVHVQNPGQ; via the coding sequence ATGTCGAACAAACTCTTTACGCCGCTTTGCCTGGTGATTCTGGCCGCGACGTTGAGCGCCTGCGGCAAGGCCGCGGACGAACAGAAGGCACCACCGCCCAAGGTCCGGACCGAGACGATCCAGAGCCAGGCGCTATCGATCACCAGTGAACTGAGCGGGCGCATCGCCGCGCCGCGCATCGCTGAAGTGCGTGCCCGGGTCGCCGGCGTGGTGCTGCAGCGAACCTTCCGCGAAGGTTCGGACGTCAAGCAGGGCGACGTGCTGTTCCGTATCGACCCGGCGCCGTTCAAGGCCGACCTGGACAGCGCCATCGCCAGTCTGCGCAAGGCCGAGGCCACCGCATTCCAGGCGCGCCTGCAAGAGCAGCGCTACTCCAAGCTGGTGGCCGACCAGGCCATCAGCAGCCAGGAATATGACAATGCCCGGGCCGCCACGCGCCAGGCCGATGCCGAAGTGGCGGCGAACCAGGCGGCGGTACAGCGCGCCCGGCTCAACCTGGGGTATGCCACCGTCACCGCGCCGATTTCCGGCCGGGTCGGTCGCGCCCTGGTCACCGAAGGCGCACTGGTCGGCCAGAACGAAACCACGCCCCTGGCACTGATCCAGCAACTGGACCCGATCCATGCCGACCTGACCCAGTCCACCCGTGAGCTCAACGAGCTGCGCCGGGCCATGCGGGCCGGGCAGTTGCAACAAGTCGGCAAGGACCAGGCCAAAGCCACCCTGATCCTGGACGACGGCAGTTTCTACCCATTGCCGGGCAAGCTGCTGTTCGCCGATATCAGCGTCGACCCGGGCACCGGGCAGATCATCCTGCGCAGCGAATTCCCCAACCCGGACCTGGACCTGTTGCCCGGCAGCTTCGTGCGCGTACGCCTGGAGCAGGCCGTCGACCGCCAGGGCATCAGCGTGCCGCAGCGCGCCATCCAGCGCGACGGTGCTGGCATTGCCCAGGTGTTGCTGGTCAACGCCGAGAACCGTGTGGTGCAGCATCCAGTGCATCTGGGGGGCGTACAACAGGATCGCTGGATCGTCACCGCCGGCCTCAAGCCCGGTGACCGCATCATCGTCGAGGGCCTGCAACATGCCCGCCCAGGCGAGTTGGTGGAGATCGAAGACACTCCCGTGGTGCACGTCCAGAACCCAGGCCAGTAG
- a CDS encoding response regulator transcription factor gives MANILLVEDDPALSELIASYLERNGYQVSVISRGDQVRERARTSPPDLVILDLMLPGLDGLQVCRLLRADSASLPILMLTARDDSHDQVLGLEMGADDYVTKPCEPRVLLARVRTLLRRSSLGEPQTASDRILMGNLCIDLSERTVTWREQLVELSSGEYNLLVVLARHAGEVLSRDQILQRLRGIEFNGTDRSVDVAISKLRRKFDDHAGEARKIKTVWGKGYLFSRSEWEC, from the coding sequence ATGGCCAACATCCTCCTTGTCGAAGACGATCCCGCGCTCTCCGAATTGATTGCCAGCTACCTTGAACGCAATGGCTACCAGGTCAGTGTCATCAGCCGTGGCGACCAGGTGCGCGAGCGAGCCCGGACCAGCCCCCCGGACCTGGTGATCCTCGACCTGATGCTGCCGGGCCTGGATGGCCTGCAGGTATGCCGGCTGCTACGAGCGGATTCGGCCAGCTTGCCGATCCTGATGCTCACCGCCCGTGACGACAGCCACGACCAGGTCCTGGGCCTGGAAATGGGCGCCGACGACTATGTGACAAAACCTTGTGAACCGCGAGTGTTATTGGCCCGGGTGCGCACCTTGTTGCGCCGCAGTAGCCTCGGTGAGCCGCAGACGGCCAGCGACCGGATCCTCATGGGCAACCTGTGCATCGACCTTTCAGAGCGTACCGTGACCTGGCGCGAGCAACTGGTGGAGCTGTCCAGCGGCGAATACAACCTGCTGGTGGTGCTGGCCCGGCATGCTGGCGAAGTATTGAGCCGCGACCAGATCCTGCAGCGTTTGCGTGGCATCGAGTTCAACGGCACCGACCGATCGGTGGACGTGGCCATCTCCAAGCTGCGGCGCAAGTTCGACGATCATGCCGGCGAGGCCCGCAAGATCAAGACCGTGTGGGGCAAAGGCTATCTGTTCAGCCGTTCCGAGTGGGAATGTTGA
- a CDS encoding ATP-binding protein: MLRILVRLYLITIVAFSAAMYLVPDLVIKVFHQRFIDYNLTKSRGLQELIARQFRSQPPAQWPALAKTMDEDFHPLQIALVRIDDPDFSADERARLQAGKKVVRVGDWGSRTLAVSPLHDQMAVKLVMPPDPLDVNLLYWSINVLIGAVLLACLLLWVRPHWRDLERLKRTAERFGKGHLDERTQLPASSNIGSLAHVFDTMAGDIEKLLNQQRDLLNAVSHELRTPLTRLDFGLALALSDDLPSASRERLQGLVAHIRELDELVLELLSYSRLQNPACLPEQVEVALDEFIDSILGSVDDELESDVVIDVLLYGTLERFTLDPRLTARALQNLLRNATRYCEKRIQVGVLVGEHGCEIWVDDDGIGIPDDERERVFEPFYRLDRSRDRSTGGFGLGLAISRRALEAQGGTLTVEASPLGGARFLLSLPTSR; encoded by the coding sequence ATGCTACGCATCCTGGTACGGCTGTACCTGATCACCATCGTCGCCTTCAGTGCGGCGATGTACCTGGTCCCCGACCTGGTGATCAAGGTGTTTCACCAGCGCTTCATCGACTACAACCTGACCAAGTCCCGAGGCCTGCAGGAGTTGATTGCCAGGCAGTTCCGCTCCCAGCCGCCCGCCCAGTGGCCGGCGCTGGCGAAGACGATGGACGAGGACTTCCACCCACTGCAGATCGCCCTGGTACGCATCGACGACCCTGATTTCAGCGCCGACGAACGCGCCCGGCTGCAGGCGGGCAAGAAGGTCGTGCGGGTGGGCGACTGGGGCTCGCGAACGCTTGCGGTTTCGCCGCTGCACGACCAGATGGCGGTCAAGCTGGTGATGCCGCCGGACCCCCTGGACGTCAATTTGTTGTACTGGAGCATCAATGTCCTGATCGGTGCGGTGCTCCTGGCTTGCCTGCTGCTGTGGGTCAGGCCTCACTGGCGTGACCTGGAGCGCCTCAAGCGCACCGCCGAGCGCTTCGGCAAGGGGCACCTGGACGAGCGTACGCAACTGCCGGCCAGCTCCAACATCGGCAGCCTGGCCCATGTGTTCGACACCATGGCCGGGGACATCGAAAAGCTCCTGAACCAACAGCGTGACTTGCTCAATGCGGTGTCCCACGAGTTGCGCACGCCCCTGACCCGGCTCGACTTCGGCCTGGCCCTGGCCCTGTCCGACGACTTGCCCTCGGCCAGCCGCGAGCGCCTGCAGGGGCTGGTGGCGCATATCCGCGAACTGGACGAACTGGTGCTGGAGCTGTTGTCCTACAGCCGATTACAGAATCCAGCGTGCCTGCCGGAGCAGGTCGAAGTGGCCCTGGATGAGTTCATCGACAGCATCCTGGGCAGCGTCGACGATGAACTGGAGTCGGATGTGGTCATCGACGTGCTGCTGTACGGCACCCTGGAGCGTTTCACCCTGGACCCGCGCCTGACCGCGCGGGCCTTGCAGAATCTCTTGCGCAATGCCACCCGCTACTGTGAAAAACGCATCCAGGTCGGGGTGCTGGTGGGGGAGCATGGTTGCGAAATCTGGGTCGACGATGATGGCATCGGCATTCCCGACGATGAGCGGGAGCGGGTCTTCGAGCCTTTCTATCGCCTGGATCGCAGCCGTGATCGTTCCACGGGCGGTTTCGGCCTGGGCCTGGCCATCAGTCGCCGCGCCCTGGAGGCCCAGGGTGGCACGCTGACCGTCGAGGCCTCGCCACTGGGGGGCGCGCGTTTTCTCCTGAGCCTGCCCACGTCGCGCTAA
- a CDS encoding class I SAM-dependent methyltransferase, whose product MNDRPIHHAAADGYKQAADTYARGRPGYPPELEPWLRQVLELQPDRVVVDLGAGTGKFTARLLATGAQVIAVEPVAQMRAKLAQQYPDAQVLNGSAEAIPLRDASVDVLACAQAFHWFASHQALDEIHRVLKPNGKLALVWNQRDARVPWVAHLERIVNALQGDTPRYYTGAWRQAFPHPGFGPLQEQHFSHGHTGPAQDVIFNRVRSTSFIAALPQDQRDALERQLAELVASEPQLRDSREVTVPYETAAFYAIKQA is encoded by the coding sequence ATGAACGACCGGCCCATTCATCATGCTGCGGCCGATGGCTACAAGCAGGCGGCCGATACCTATGCTCGCGGCCGACCCGGCTATCCGCCTGAGCTGGAACCCTGGTTGCGCCAGGTGCTGGAGCTGCAGCCGGACAGGGTAGTGGTGGACCTGGGTGCCGGTACTGGCAAGTTCACTGCGCGACTCCTGGCGACCGGCGCCCAGGTGATTGCCGTGGAGCCTGTGGCGCAGATGCGTGCCAAGCTGGCGCAGCAGTATCCCGATGCCCAGGTCTTGAATGGCAGCGCCGAGGCGATCCCGCTACGTGACGCCTCGGTGGATGTGCTGGCCTGTGCCCAGGCCTTTCATTGGTTCGCCAGCCACCAGGCCCTGGATGAAATCCACCGGGTGCTCAAGCCCAATGGCAAGCTGGCGCTGGTGTGGAACCAGCGCGATGCGCGAGTGCCCTGGGTGGCGCACCTGGAGCGCATCGTCAATGCCCTGCAGGGCGACACGCCACGCTACTACACCGGGGCCTGGCGCCAGGCCTTTCCCCATCCCGGTTTCGGACCGTTGCAGGAGCAGCACTTCAGCCATGGGCACACGGGCCCCGCGCAAGATGTGATCTTCAATCGCGTGCGCTCCACCAGTTTCATCGCCGCGTTGCCTCAGGACCAACGCGATGCGCTGGAGCGACAGCTCGCCGAGCTGGTGGCCAGCGAACCCCAATTGCGGGACAGCCGCGAGGTGACCGTGCCTTATGAGACCGCTGCCTTCTACGCGATAAAGCAGGCCTGA